A stretch of DNA from Desulfocurvus vexinensis DSM 17965:
CGCCCTTTTCTCCGCGCCGAGGCCGCCATGCGCTACACTCTGGAACTCACCGCCACCGCCGCGACCATCGGCTTTTGCGCCTGCGTGCCCGAGGGCCCGCCAGACGCCGACCAAGCCGCGCAGTATCTGGCCGATCGCCCCGGCGATGTGTTCATGCACCGCCATCTGCTGGCGCTGGTGGCGGCGATGCCCGTGGCCGAGGCCCGGGCCCTGGCCGCGCGCCACCCCGGCAACGCCGCCCTGGGCGCAGCCCTGGCCGAGGCGGCCCTGGTGCGCCCCGAGCTGGCCCCTGCCGCGCCGCAGCACCCCGACCCCGCGGCTTCGCCCCTGGTGGACCTGCGCCAGCAGGCCCTGCCCCGGCGGGCCGAGCACCGCGCCTGGAGCGCGCTTCTGGCCGCCAACCTGAACGAGCACGCGCCCCTGCCCGCCCCGGGCAGCCCCGGCGCCCCGCCTGTGCCCTTTTCCGCCGCAGAGGTGGCCGCCGCCGCGCGGGGCTTCGTGTCCGTGGCCGAGGTGGCGCCGCCGCCCCCGGGCGCCCACCCGCACCCCGTCTCCGCCGCCGAGGCCTCGCGCCGGGCCGAGCGCGCCCTGGCCGCCGCCGGGGTGCCCCTGTCGCCGCAGATGTGCCACCAGATGTCCCTGGCGCCCGTGGGGCTGGTGCGCCAGTGGCGGGTGGAAACCCGCGTGCGCACGGGCGCGCTGGACTATACCCTGGCCGGGGTCCATTCGTCCTTCGGGCGCGGGCTGGAGTTCGAGGCCGCCCAGGTGGCCCTGCTCATGGAGATCTGCGAGCGCCGTTCGGCCTGGGCCGACGTGGGCCCCGAGGGCGCCCTGGGCTACGCCCGGCCCCTGCCGCTGACCCGCGCGCGGTTCTCCGAGCTGCCCCCGGGCGCGGCCCTGGATCCGGCCAGCCTGCCCATCGAGGTGCCCGCAGCCGACCTGCCCCTGTGCTGGGTGCCCGGCGTCCGCGCCCAGGCCCCCGGCGGCGCAGGCGGGCCCGGCGGCGGCGCGTCCCTGCTGGTCCCGGCGCAGTGCGTGTTCCTGTTCGCCAACCTGGACGAGCCCGCGCTGCTGAGCGCCCCGGGCTCCACGGGCCTGGGCGCGGGCGCCTGCATGGCCCGGGCACGGCTCACGGCGCTGCTGGAGATCATCGAGCGCGACGCCGAGTGCGTCACGCCCCACGACCCGGCGCGCTGCTTCCGCCTGGAGTCCTCCAACCGCAAGCTGCGCGCGCAGCTCGCGGAATACGCCGCCCGGGGCCTGGACGTGTGGCTGGAGGACATCACCTCCGAGCTGGGCGTGCCGTGCTACCGGGCCTTCGCCGTGGGCCCCGAGGGCCAGGTGACCAAGGGCGCTGCGGCGGGCCTGTGCGGCCCGCAGGCGGCGGCCTCGGCCCTGTTCGAGGTGCCCTATCCCTTCCCCTGGGGTCCGCCGACCCTGCCCGGCCCACCGGACCTGCCCGTGCGCCGCGCGGAGGATTTGCCCGACCTGTCCACGGGCACCCCGGGGGGCGACCTGGCGCGCATCGAGGCGGCGCTTGCCGCCAGCGGGCGGCCCCCGGTCTATGTGGACCTGACCCGCGCGGATCTGGGCATCCCCGTGTGCCGCGCCCTGGTGCCGGGGCTGGAGCTGCTGCCGGATTTCGACCGCCACAGCGTGCTCTCGCCGCGCCTGTTCGCGCGCCTGCGGGGCTGAGGCACCCGGCGCGCCGGTGTGGCGCCCCGGGGCGAATTCATGTAGCCTGGGGCCGTCATGCCGACCTTCCTGCACGCCGCCGATCTCCACCTGGACAGCCCCCTGCACAAGCTGTCGGCCTACGAGGGCGCGCCCGTGGACGCCGTGCGCGCGGCCACGCGCCGCGCCCTGGGCAACCTCGTGGACTACGCCGTGGCCGAGGCCGTGCCCCTGCTGCTGCTGGCGGGCGACGTGTACGACGGCGACTGGCAGGACTTCCAGACCGGGCTGCACTTCGCCGCACGCATGCGCGAGCTGCGCGACGCCGGGGTGCGCGTGGTGCTCGTGCGCGGCAACCACGACGCCCAGAGCGCCATGACGCGCAGCCTGACCCTGCCGGACAACGTCACCGTGCTGCCCGCCGGGGCGGCGGGGACCGCCGTCTTCGAGGACCTGGGCATCGCCGTGCATGGCCGCAGCTACGCCGTGCGCGACGAGTCCGAAAATTTCGTGCCCGGCTATCCCGCGCCCGTGCCCGGGCTGTTCAACATCGGCCTGCTGCATACCGCCGTGGCCGGCAGCCAGGGCCACGCGCCCTATGCCCCCTGCCGCCTGGCCGACCTGCTGGCCCGGGGCTACGACTACTGGGCCCTGGGCCACGTCCATGAACACAAGGTGCTGCACCCGGCGCCGCCGGTGGTCTACGCGGGCGCCCTGCAGGGCCGCAGCGTCCGCGAGACCGGCCCCCAGGGCTGCGTGCGCGTGGATGTGGACGCTGCCGGGGCCGCCCGGGTGCGCCACGTGCCCCTGGACGTGATGCGCTGGGCCGTGCTGGACCTGGACGTTTCCGGTGCCGCCGGGCTGCCCGAGGCCTGCCGCGCCCTGGACGCGCCCCTGGGCGCGGCCCTGGACGCCGCCGGGGGCCTGCCCCTGGCCGTGCGCCTGACCCTCGCGGGCCGCTGCCCGGCCCACGGCGCCCTGGCCGCCGACCCCGAGCGCCTGGCCGCCGAGTTGCGCGCCCGGGCCGGGGAGTTGTCCTCGGGCTTGGCCTGGGTGGAACGGGTCGTTCTGCGCACGGCGCCGCCCGGGGAGGCGGGCTCCGGGGCGTCCGGCACGCCCCTGGGCGCCCTGGACCAGGCCCTGGCCCTGCTGGCCGACGATGCCGGGGCCTTCGCCGCCCTGGGCGCGGATTTCACGGAGCTTGCGTCCAAGCTGCGCGCCGTGCCCGGCACGGACGTGGACCTGCCCGACCTGGACGACCCCGCCGCGCGCCGGGCGCTGCTGGACGACGTGCGCGGCCTGCTGGCCCCGCTCGCGGGCGGCGCCGGGGAGGACGCGCCGTGAAGCTGCGCCGCCTGGAGCTGACGGCCTTCGGGCCCTTCACGGACGCCGTGCTTGCGCCCGGCGAGGGGTTGACCCTGGTTCTTGGCCCCAACGAGGCGGGCAAAAGCTCGGCCCTGCGCGGGCTGACCCAGTTCCTCTACGGCATGCCGCGCCAGTTCGCGGACAATTTCGTGCACCAGAACAAGGACGTGGAGATTCGCGGCGTCCTAAAATTCGAGGACGGCGAGGTGCTCGAACTGCGCCGCCAGAAGAAGGACAAGAACGACCTCGTGCGCCTGCCGGGGCTGGAGCCCGTGGAGCAGCAGGCCCTGGTCCGGCGCCTGGGCGGCGTGGAGCGCGGCCTGTTCGGCCAGTTGTTCGGCATCGACCACGCGGCGTTGTCCGCCGGGAGTGAGGAGTTGTTGCATTCGGGCGGGGCCCTGGGCCAGAACCTGTTTGCCGCCGCCTCGGGGGTCACGGGCCTGCGCCGGGTGCTCACCGCCCTGGAGGACGAGGCCCGCAGGCTGTTCACCCCGCGCGCCACCACCGCCGCCATCAACGCCGCCCTGGCCGAACTGCGCGCCCTGCGCGCCGAGCAGAAGGCGGCCACCGTGACCCCGGCGGCCTGGGCGGCTCTGGACCGCGACGCCCGGCGCCTGGAAGAGCGGCGCGCGGCCATCCAGGTCCGCCTGGACGCCCTGCGGGCCACGGTCCGGCGCCTGGAGCGCCTGGAGCAGGGCCGGGGCCCGGCGGCCCGGCGGCGCGAGCTGCTGGCCCGGCTGGACGAGCTGGGCCCCGGGCCGCTGCTGGCGGCGGACTTCACCGAGCGGCGCAGCCGGGCCCAGGCGGGCCAGGACGCCGCCCGCCGCGAGGCCGGGGAGCAGGCGGCGGCCCTGGAACGGCTGGCGGCCGCCCTGGCGGAGCTGCCGCCGGAAGCGGGGCTGCTGCACGGCGCGGCGCAGATCGAGGCCCTGCACGCCGAGGTGGAGGTGCACACCAAGGCCCAGCGCGATTCGCGGACCCTGGCGGGCGACTGCGCCCGGCTGGAGGCCGAGGCGGCGGACAGGCTGCGGACCCTGCGCCCGGACCTGCCCCTGGAGCGCGCCGGGGAGTTGCGCCTGGCGCGCCGCGAGCAGGAGCGCATCCACGAGCTGATCCAGGAGCACGCCGCCCTGGGCACGGCCCTGGCCACCGCGCGGACCGAGGCCGAGGCCGCCGCCGCAGAGCGCGACAGCGCCCGCACCGCCCTGGCGGCCCTGGCCCAGGCGCCGGACACCGCCGCCCTGGCCGAGGCCGCCCAGCGCGCCGGGGCCCAGGGCGACCTGGAAGAGCGTCTGGCCCGGGCCCGGGCCCAGTGCGCGGCCCTGCGCCAGCAGGCCGAGGCCGGAATCCGGGCCCTGGGCCTGTGGTCCGGGCCGGTGGAGGACGTTACCGGGCTGGCCGTGCCGGGCGACGAAACCCTGCGCCGCTTCGAGGAGCGCGAGCAGGCCCTGGCCGAGGAGGGCCGCGCCGCCGTGCGCGAGCGGGATGCCCTGGCCAGCGAGCGGGACGCCAGGCAGGCCGAGCTGGCCGCCCTGCGCGGGGCGGGCGACGTGCCCACCGAGGCCGCCCTGCGCGCCGCGCGGGCGCTGCGCGACCAGGGCTGGGCCCTGGTGCGTGCGCGGCTGGCGGGAGCGGACGGGGGCGCGGACGCGGGGCAGGGCCAGGAGGGAGAAAACGACTTTGTGCGCCGCCTGGAGGCGGACGGCCTGCCCGCCGCCTTCGAGGCCGCCGCGGGCCGGGCCGACGCCCTGGCCGACCGCCTGCGCCGCGAGGCCGGGCGCGTGGCCGAGCAGGCCGCCCTGCTGGCCGCCGTGCAGCGCCTGGACACCGGGCTGACCCGCGCCAACCAGCGCCTGGTCGCCCAGGCCGCCGATGCCGCCGCATTGGCCGGGCAATGGCGGGCGCTGTGGGCGCCGCTGGGCGTGGAGCCGCTGTCCGCGCGCGAAATGCGGGCCTGGGCCGAGGCGCACCGCACGGTCTGCCGCACGGTGGCCGCCCTGGGCGAGGCCGGGGCCGAGGCCGCAGCCCTGGAGGAGCGCGCCGCAGCCCTGGGCGCCGAGTTGCGCATCCTGCTGGATGCCGCCGGGGCCATTCCGCCGCCCGGGGCCGGGCTGGGGGCGCTGCTGGATGCGGCCCGGCGCACGGCGCGCGAGGCCGACGCCCTGCGCGCCGCCCGGGAACGCGCCGCCGGGCGTGTGGACGACCTGGAGCGCCGCGCCCGGGCCGCCGCCGCGCGCTGCGGGCAGGCCCGGGAGGCGCTGGACGCCTGGGCCGCGCGCTGGGCCGTGGCCGTGGCGCCCCTGGGCCTGCCCGCCGCCAGCACCCCGGCCCAGGTCCGGGGTTTCCTGGACGATGTGGCCGAACTGCTGGGCGTGCTCGCCCAGTGGCAGGGCAAGGCCAAGCGCGTGGCGGACATGGGCCGGGATTGCGAGGATTTCCGCGTCCGGGTGGGCGAGGCCGTGGCACGGCTGGCGCCGGACCTGGATGGCCCGGACCCGGCCCGGGCCGTGGCGCGGCTGTTCGAGCGCCTGGGGGCCGCGCGCGACGCCGCCCGCCGCCGCGCCGACCTGCACGAGCGCCGCAAGGAGGCCGAGGCGCGCCACGCCGCCGCCCTGGGCGCCGCGCGCGACCAAGCCCAGGCCCTGGAACGGCTCTGCGCCGAGGCCGGGTGCGCCGCGCCCGAAGAGCTGCCCCGGGCCGAGGAGCGCGCCCGGGAGCGCGCCCGGACCCGCGAGGCCCTGGCCCAGGCCGAGGAGCGGCTGGCCGCCCTGGCCGCCGGGGACGTGCCCGCCTTCGCCGCCCAGGCCCTGGAGCAGGACCCCGACGCCCTGGCCGCCGAACTGGCCGCCGCCCGCGCCGAAACCGAGGCCCTGGGCGCCGACCATGAGAAAATTCTCCAGGAGCTGGGCGGCGCGCGCCAGGCCCTGGCGGCCCTGGACGGCACCTCGCGCGCCGCGCTGCTGGCCGAGCGCGCCCAGGGCGTCATGGGCCGCGTGCAGGCCGACGTGGACCGCCATGTGCGCCTGCGCCTGGCTGCCCTGGTGCTGGGCCGCGAGATCGAGCGCTACCGCCGCGACAACCAGGGCCCGGTGCTGGCGCGCGCGCGCGAGCTGTTCGCCGGGCTGACCTGCGGCGCCTTCGCGGGGCTGGAAGCCGACTTCGACGAGCGCGGCGACCCGGTGCTGCTGGGCCTGCGCCCCGGCGGGGAGCGCGTACGCATGAAGGACATGAGCGACGGCACGCGCGACCAGTTCTTCCTGGCCCTGCGGCTGGCCGGGCTGCACCGCTACCTGGACGCCCAGCCGCCCCTGCCCTTCGTGGTGGACGACATCCTGGTGCATTTCGACGACGAGCGCGCCCGGGCGACCCTGGGCGCCCTGGGCGAGCTGGCGCGGCGCACGCAGGTCGTGTTTTTCACCCACCACGAGCACCTTCTGCCCCTGGCCCAGGCCGCCGTGCCCGCCCCGCTGCTCACCGTGGCGCGCCTGGGCCGGGGTTGACCCCCGGAGGTTCCATGCCCTACATCACCCCCGAGCGCCGCGCGGCCTTCGACGAGCATTTGCAGGCCCTGGCCGCCGAGGCCCACACCCAGGGCGAGATGAACTACTGCATCTACAAGCTCGCCACGCTGGTCATCGCGCGCGTGGGCGAGTCCTACGACACGCTGTCCATGTGCTCCTCGGCCATGGAGCACGCCAAGCTCGAATGGTACCGCCAGCGCCTGGCACCCTACGAGGACAAGAAGATCAAGGACAACGGCCCCATCTGAGGGGCCCGGAGAACGCATGGAGTTTTCGACCCCTGCCTGGGACAACTGGCTGTTTTGGCTCATAAACGACACCCTGCGCGCGCGGCTGCTGGACTGGGCCATGCCCTGGGCCTCGTCGGCGGTGCTGCTGTGGCTGATCGTGGGCACGGGGCTGGCCCTGGGCGTGCGCCGCTACCGCTGGGCGCAGCTGGCGGGCTTCCTGATCCTGCTGCTGGCCCTGGGCGTGGCCGATGGCGGCACCAATCTGCTCAAGGAGGCCCATGGCCGCCTGCGGCCCCTCAACGCCATGCCCGGGGTGCATTTCGTGGAGGACGGTCGCTGGCAGGTGCGCCCGCCGGATTTCACGCCCGTCAAGAAAACGGACTCCTCCTACCCCTCGGCCCACGCGGCCAACTCCATGGCCGCCGCCGTGGCCATTGCCCTGCTGTGGCGCGGGCCGCGCCGCTACATCTGGGCGCTGCCGCTGGTGGTGGGCTACTCGCGGGTCTACCTGGGCAAGCACTGGCCCTCGGACGTGCTCATGGGCTGGCTCACGGGGGCCGGGGCGGCGTTTTTGGTGGTCGGGCTGGTGCTTTTGCTGTGCGCGGGCGGGCTGCGGGTGCGCCTGCCTGCGCAGCCGCCGCCCCCGGGGCGCTAGCGGAAGGTCGCGCCCGCCCGCCGGGAGTGGACGGGACAGGACGGACAACGCGCCGCCGGGCAGGGCCGGGCGGCGCGTTGTTCATTGCCGGGGGGCGGGGTTCGGGTCGGCGCTGGGGTCGGTGTCGGGGGCGTCGTCCTCGTCCACCAGGGCGGCGGCGCGCCGCCGGGCGCGGTAGATGCGCCAGCCAAGCCACGAGGACAGGGCGAACAGCACGGCGGACAGGCTCACGCGCCAGGCCAGATCGACCTTGAAGCCGCTGCCCAGCAGGGCGAAGATGGCCGTCTGGGGCACAAAGCCCAGGGCCGAGCCCAGCAGGAAGGGCAGGGCGGCCACGGAGCTGACCCCGGCCAGCAGGTTGGTCAGGATGTTGCTGCCCACGGGCATCAGTCGGATGATCAGCGCCGTGGAGAAGGGCGCCTGGCTCAGGAAGGCGTCGGCCCTGGCCACGCGCCCGGCGGCGCGCCGGGCCAGGCGCCGGGCCACCAGCCCCCGGCCCAGCAGCCGGGCGTAGAAGAAGGACAGCGCCGCGCCCAGCAGTGTGCCCGCCACGCCCAGCAGCGTTCCGGCCAGGAAGCCGTACACATAGCCCGCCAGGAAGCCCACCACCTGGCGCGGCAGGCCCGCGCCTGTGGCCAGGGCGGCCAGGGCCAGGAAGGTCAGCCAGCCCAGAAGGCCCTGGCCCCGGATGTGGGCGTCCATCCAGCCTTCGTTCAGGGCGTCGGCCAGGCCCAGGTGGCGCGCGGCCAGCCCCGCCGCCACCAGCGAGGCGATGAGCACGAGGCCCTTGAGGAAGATCCGGGTCTGTCTGTCCACTGCGGTGCCGGGGCCGAGGGTTGCCGCGCGCCGGGTGGCGCGCCGGGGCAGCCTACCCCAACGCGGGGGCGCTGCAAAGGGCGCAGCCGGGCCGCGCCCTGCGGGGGCGCCGCGCTGCCGCCCGGGTGGGGCTAGTTGCGCTCGTCGATGTCGTAGCGGATGGCCCGGTCCTGCAGCCAGCGCACGCCGATGAGGTCGTAGGCGCCGGCCTTGGCGCGGTCCCAGGTGCCGTACTTGGACACGCCGTGCACGCGCGGGCGGTGGTTCACGGGCACCTCGGCCACGGTGCCGCCCTGCATCTTGACCAGGGTCGGCAGGTAGCGGTGCATGTTCTTGAAGACGTGCAGCCTGCGGGCCATGGGCGTGCGCATGGCCTTGAGGGAGCAGCCGGTGTCGCGCACGGTTTCGCGGGTCCACCAGTCGCGCAGGCGGTTGGCCAGGCGCGAGCTTGCGCGCTTGACCCAGGTGTCCTGGCGGCGGCGGCGCCAGCCGATGACCATGTCCACGCCCTGGTGGTCCATGGTGTCCAGCAGGGCGGGGATGTCGGCGGGGTCGTTTTGCAGGTCGGCGTCGATGGTCACCACCACGTCGCCCGAGGCGTGGGCGAACCCGGCGGCAAAGGCCGCCGACTGGCCCCGGTTGGCCCGGAAGGACAGGTAGCGCACGCGCGGGTCCTGCCCGGCCAGGGTCTTGATGACGGCCAGGGAGCCGTCGGTGCTGCAATCGTTGACGAAGAGCACGTCCCAGGAGCGGGAGCCGCCGTCCATGGCGCGGGTGATCTCGGCCAGCAGCGGCGGCAGGTTCTGTTCCTCGTTGAACACGGGAACCACGATGGTGACTGAGGTTTCGCTTGGCATGACGGCCCCTGATAAGCGATTTGAAAAAAGTTGTAAACAAGGTTTGACAAGGGCGGCCAGGGCGCATATACCCACTCTTCCAACAGCGTTGCGGGGTGGAGCAGCACGGTAGCTCGTCGGGCTCATAACCCGAAGGTCATAGGTTCAAATCCTGTCCCCGCTACCACGAGATCAAAGGCCCGGTCGGAAGACCGGGCCTTTTTCGTTGTATTGCGGCGGGTGTGGGGCGGGGCGGGGTGGGGTTTGCGCACAGGGGTGGGCGGGGGCGCCTGCGCCAGCCCCGACGCGTACGCAGGGGGCTCGGGATCAGGCGCGAATGCGCCGGGGCGCCCGGGCGCGAGTGCGGGCGGATGGAGGAGCTTTTGCGCCGTGAGCAGGCCGCGCCCAAAGGGCGTTCTGCTGTGCTGCTTCAAAAATCCAAACCCTCGTGCAGGTCTCTGGCACACGCGGGTTTGGATTTTTTCGCGCCGTCCCCTCACCATTTTGGAACGGCCTGGGGAAGGAATTTTTCAACGGCCAGTTCGGCGCCCTGGCGCCCCCTGCGGGCGCGGCCCTTCGCCTTCCCTGGAAAGGCGCAGCTCGCGTTCCGCCAGGTTTTCCGGCCCTTGCGGCCCATGCCGTATTTTCTTCCTGTTTACTTGTATGGTCGAAAAGATATATGCAGGCCCATGCACTACGCCCATACTCTTGCGAACAGGCCCGAGTCGGAATGGGAACCCCTGGAAGCCCACCTGCGCGCCGTGGCGGAGCGCGCCGGGGCGTTCGCCGCCGCCTTCGGGGCCCAGCCCTGGGGCGAGGCCGCCGCGCTGCTGCACGACATCGGCAAGGCCGGGGCCGGGGTGCAGGAGTACCTGCGGGCCAGCGCCGCCGGGCGCGGCCCCAGGCGTGGGCCGGACCACTCCTCCGCCGGGGCGGTGCTGGCTGAGCGCCATGGCCCCAACGTCCTGGGCAAGCTGCTGGCCTATGTGGTCGCCGGGCACCACAGCGGCCTGCCCGATGGCGTGAACGACCTGCCCCGGCGGCTGCACAAGCCCGTCCCCCCGGGTGTCGCCCTGCCGCCGGAGCTGGAGGCTGTGCTCCCCGGCCTGCCGGGGCTGCCGTTGCGCCTGCGCAGAAAGGCCGCCGGGTTTCAGCTCATGTTTTTCACGCGGATGCTGTTTTCCTGCCTGGTGGATGCCGACTCGTTGGCCACCGAAGCGTTCACCTCCCCGGACCGGGCCGCGTGGCGCTGCGGCTACCCGCCCCTGGCGGACCTGCGCCAGCGGCTGGCCGCACACATGACCAGGCTGGCCGCTGCGGCAGCGCCCACGGCGGTGAACGCCCTGCGGGCCGAGGTCCTGGCGGCCTGCCGGGAGCGGGCTGCGCTGGCCCCGGGGCTGTTCTCGCTCACCGTGCCTACCGGCGGCGGCAAGACCTTGGCTTCCCTGGCCTTCGCTCTGGACCATGCCCTGGCCCACGGCCTGCGCCGTATCATTTACGTCATCCCCTACACCAGTATCATCGAGCAGAGCGCAGCGGTGTTCCGCAAGGCCCTGGGCGACCCGGAATCGGTGCAGGCGCCGGGGCCCGGGGCCGTGCTGGAGCACCACTCCAACTTCGAATGGCCTGACGAGGCCGACGAGGGCCAGGACACCCGCCGCGCCCGGCTGGCCGTGGAGAACTGGGACGCGCCCGTGGTCGTCACCACCAACGTGCAGTTCTTCGAGTCCTTGTTCGCGTCCAGGCGTTCGGCCTGCCGCAAGCTGCACAACATCGCCCGTTCGGTGGTGGTTCTGGACGAGGCCCAGATGCTGCCCACGGAGCAGCTGCGGCCCTGCCTGGAAGCCCTGCGCGAACTGTGCGCCAACTACGGCGCCAGCGTGGTGCTCTGCACGGCCACCCAGCCCGCCCTGAACAAGGGGGAGCTGCCGGACGGCCTGGACGGGGTGCGCGAGATCGCCCCGGACCCCGAGGGGCTGTACGCCCGGCTGCGGCGCACGCGGGTGACGGACCTGGGGCCCCTGGACGATACGGCCCTGGCCGCCCGTCTGGCGGGTCACGACCGGGTGTTGTGCATCCTGAACACCCGGGCCCAGGCCCGGCTGGTCTACACGCTCCTGGCCGGGCAGCGGGACGGGGACGGCGCCGGGGGGCCCGCCGGGGAAGACGGGCTTTTCCACCTCTCGGCCAGCATGTGCCCGGCGCACCGTTCCTGGCAGTTGGCGCGCATCCGCCAGCGGCTACGGGACCGTCTGCCGTGCCGGGTTGTCTCGACCCAGCTGGTGGAAGCCGGGGTCGATCTGGACTTTCCCGTGGTCTATCGCGCCATGGCCGGGCTGGATTCCCTGGCCCAGGCCGCCGGGCGCTGCAACCGTGAGGGAGGGTTGCCCTGCGGCGAGGTCTTTGTCTTCACGCCCGAGGGTCGGCTCACGCCCCGGGATCGGCTGCCGCCCTTCCTGATCCGGCCCGTGGACGCGACACGGACCACCTTGCGCCAGCATGGCGCGGACCCGCTGGCCCTGGCCGCCACGCGGGCCTATTTCCAGGAGCTTTACTGGCGCGAGGGCGAGTGGCTGGACAGCAAGGGGCTCATGGCGCGCATCGAGGAGGGGGCCGGAGGCCAGAGCTTTCCGTTCCCCGGGATTGCAAAGGACTTGAAGCTCATTGAGGAGTATTCAGTCCCCGTTGTGGTCCCCTGGGACGACTCCGCGCGCGAGGCGGTGGCGGCCCTGGAGTACGCCGAGTTCCCGGCCCGGCTGCTGCGCCGCCTGCAACGCTACACCGTGGCCCTGCCACCCCGGGCGCGCGACGCGCTGCTGGCCGCAGGCGCGGCCCGGCTGGTGACCCCGGAGTGCGCCGTGCTGGAAAACATGCGCCTGTACCGCGATGATCTGGGCCTGTGCCCGGACGATCCGGCGGTCTGGGATGCGGGGGAGTTGGTTCTTTAAAAAGACACATTCTGAACAACAAAATTGTTGCGGAACCTTCGGTTGTGGGTTACGCCTTTTCCTGTCGAGCGCGATTATGCAGACAGGAGGAAGTATGTTGCCCGCGATTGTGTGCTGGCTGCTTGAGGCTCTCCGTGCTTGGATTTGCAAACGCATTCTTGATTGGGGCTGGGAGCGTTTTGTCTCTGGGGCTAATTGTCTTCAGAATAAATTTAAGCCAAAAGTTCAGCTTTTGTGGGAGAGGAGGCGGCAGTGGTCTTGCTGTGTGTGCCTGGAAAAATTCGAATTAAAGATTCAATTCTTGTGACGTGGTGGTCACAGCAAATGAATCCCGGTTGGCACATGCCGTGTTCGAGGGTGTGGATTGAAACAGAATTGTGTCTTTGCGTTATTTGATAGTCACCCTCGAACACGCCATGAATCAACCCAAAGGAGGTGCCCATGTCCTACGGCGTGAGCCTCAAGGTCTGGGGGGAGTATGCCTGCTTCACCCGGCCCGAGTTCAAATCCGAGCGCGTGAGCTACGACGTGATCACGCCCTCGGCGGCGCGCGGGCTGCTGGAGGCTATCTACTGGAAGCCAGCCATCGCCTGGGTGGTGGACCGCATCCGCGTCCTGAATTCCATCTGCTTCGACACCGTGCGGCGCAACGAGGTCGGGCACAAGCTGCCCCTGGGCAACGTGACCAAGGCCATGCGCGACGGCGTGAGTCCGGTGGAAATCGTCGTGGAGGAGGCGCGCCAGCAGCGGGCCACCCTGTTGCTGCGCGATGTGTGCTACGTCATCGAAGCCCACTTCGAGCCGCGCGACAAGGACGGGGAGAACAGCGCCAAGCACCGCGACATCTTCCTGCGCCGTGCGGCCAAGGGCCAGTGCTTCCACGGGCCGTACCTGGGCTGCCGCGAATTTCCGGCCTGCTTTGAACCCCTGGATGGTGCGCCCCCGCAGCCCGACGACGCCCTGCGCGGCTCGCGCGACCTGGGCTGGATGCTGCACGACTTGGTCTACGGCCAGGACGGCGAGCGCGAGGCCCGCTTCTTTCGCGCGCGCATGAACGATGGCGTCATAGAGGTGCCGCCCCTGGAGTCGGCGGAGGTGCGCGCATGATCCTGCAAGCATTGAACGCCTACTACCAACGCCTGGCCGACGACCCGGGCCAGGACGTGCCCCGGCCCGGCTACAGCAACGAAAAGATGTACTTCGCCCTGGTGTTGTCCGCCCAGGGGAAGTTGCTGGCCGTGGAAGACCTGCGCCGCGAGGAGAAGAAAAAGAGACTGCCCCAGGAGATGTTCGTTCCGGCGGCGGTGAAACGCACCGTGGCCGTGGCCCCGAATTTTTTGTGGGACAACACCGGCTATGTCCTCGGGGCGGACGCCAAGGGCAAGCCCGAGCGGGCCCGGGAGTGCTTCGACGCCTTCCGCGACCTCGTCCACCGCGCCACCGCCGGGCCACAGGCTCCCGCTGCCGCA
This window harbors:
- a CDS encoding YcaO-like family protein; the encoded protein is MRYTLELTATAATIGFCACVPEGPPDADQAAQYLADRPGDVFMHRHLLALVAAMPVAEARALAARHPGNAALGAALAEAALVRPELAPAAPQHPDPAASPLVDLRQQALPRRAEHRAWSALLAANLNEHAPLPAPGSPGAPPVPFSAAEVAAAARGFVSVAEVAPPPPGAHPHPVSAAEASRRAERALAAAGVPLSPQMCHQMSLAPVGLVRQWRVETRVRTGALDYTLAGVHSSFGRGLEFEAAQVALLMEICERRSAWADVGPEGALGYARPLPLTRARFSELPPGAALDPASLPIEVPAADLPLCWVPGVRAQAPGGAGGPGGGASLLVPAQCVFLFANLDEPALLSAPGSTGLGAGACMARARLTALLEIIERDAECVTPHDPARCFRLESSNRKLRAQLAEYAARGLDVWLEDITSELGVPCYRAFAVGPEGQVTKGAAAGLCGPQAAASALFEVPYPFPWGPPTLPGPPDLPVRRAEDLPDLSTGTPGGDLARIEAALAASGRPPVYVDLTRADLGIPVCRALVPGLELLPDFDRHSVLSPRLFARLRG
- a CDS encoding metallophosphoesterase family protein gives rise to the protein MPTFLHAADLHLDSPLHKLSAYEGAPVDAVRAATRRALGNLVDYAVAEAVPLLLLAGDVYDGDWQDFQTGLHFAARMRELRDAGVRVVLVRGNHDAQSAMTRSLTLPDNVTVLPAGAAGTAVFEDLGIAVHGRSYAVRDESENFVPGYPAPVPGLFNIGLLHTAVAGSQGHAPYAPCRLADLLARGYDYWALGHVHEHKVLHPAPPVVYAGALQGRSVRETGPQGCVRVDVDAAGAARVRHVPLDVMRWAVLDLDVSGAAGLPEACRALDAPLGAALDAAGGLPLAVRLTLAGRCPAHGALAADPERLAAELRARAGELSSGLAWVERVVLRTAPPGEAGSGASGTPLGALDQALALLADDAGAFAALGADFTELASKLRAVPGTDVDLPDLDDPAARRALLDDVRGLLAPLAGGAGEDAP
- a CDS encoding ATP-binding protein, with product MKLRRLELTAFGPFTDAVLAPGEGLTLVLGPNEAGKSSALRGLTQFLYGMPRQFADNFVHQNKDVEIRGVLKFEDGEVLELRRQKKDKNDLVRLPGLEPVEQQALVRRLGGVERGLFGQLFGIDHAALSAGSEELLHSGGALGQNLFAAASGVTGLRRVLTALEDEARRLFTPRATTAAINAALAELRALRAEQKAATVTPAAWAALDRDARRLEERRAAIQVRLDALRATVRRLERLEQGRGPAARRRELLARLDELGPGPLLAADFTERRSRAQAGQDAARREAGEQAAALERLAAALAELPPEAGLLHGAAQIEALHAEVEVHTKAQRDSRTLAGDCARLEAEAADRLRTLRPDLPLERAGELRLARREQERIHELIQEHAALGTALATARTEAEAAAAERDSARTALAALAQAPDTAALAEAAQRAGAQGDLEERLARARAQCAALRQQAEAGIRALGLWSGPVEDVTGLAVPGDETLRRFEEREQALAEEGRAAVRERDALASERDARQAELAALRGAGDVPTEAALRAARALRDQGWALVRARLAGADGGADAGQGQEGENDFVRRLEADGLPAAFEAAAGRADALADRLRREAGRVAEQAALLAAVQRLDTGLTRANQRLVAQAADAAALAGQWRALWAPLGVEPLSAREMRAWAEAHRTVCRTVAALGEAGAEAAALEERAAALGAELRILLDAAGAIPPPGAGLGALLDAARRTAREADALRAARERAAGRVDDLERRARAAAARCGQAREALDAWAARWAVAVAPLGLPAASTPAQVRGFLDDVAELLGVLAQWQGKAKRVADMGRDCEDFRVRVGEAVARLAPDLDGPDPARAVARLFERLGAARDAARRRADLHERRKEAEARHAAALGAARDQAQALERLCAEAGCAAPEELPRAEERARERARTREALAQAEERLAALAAGDVPAFAAQALEQDPDALAAELAAARAETEALGADHEKILQELGGARQALAALDGTSRAALLAERAQGVMGRVQADVDRHVRLRLAALVLGREIERYRRDNQGPVLARARELFAGLTCGAFAGLEADFDERGDPVLLGLRPGGERVRMKDMSDGTRDQFFLALRLAGLHRYLDAQPPLPFVVDDILVHFDDERARATLGALGELARRTQVVFFTHHEHLLPLAQAAVPAPLLTVARLGRG
- a CDS encoding DUF6899 family protein — its product is MPYITPERRAAFDEHLQALAAEAHTQGEMNYCIYKLATLVIARVGESYDTLSMCSSAMEHAKLEWYRQRLAPYEDKKIKDNGPI